TCCAATTGAAATACTTATATCCACTCCAGTTCAAGCCTTCATCTCTTCGTTGGACTCCCAGAACCATCTCCGGAATTTCATCGCTACTTAATCGATCGACGTCCGTTCAGTGCGCCGCTTCCCGACTCTTCTCTTCCACACCTATCCCGCGCTTCACGCCTTCTTCTCTCAAAATGGGTGTCACTGCTATTACCTCGTAAGTCCAACTACACGCTCATATTCCCATCGATGTTTGGATCCCGGATCATCTTACAGTTCTCTCTGGTCATCTCGCAAAACATCATCAACAACAGCTAACAATCCTGTAGCGCCGAGGAGTACAAGACCAAGGTCACCGAGGCCACCGGCCCCGTCGTCGTCGACTTCCACGCCGTCTGGTGCGGTCCCTGCAAGGCCATTGCCCCTACCCTCGAAAAGCTCAGTGAGGCCCACACCGACGTCCAGTTCTACAAGGTCGACGTTGATGACCTCGCCGAGGTTGCCGCTGCCAACGGTGTCTCTGCCATGCCTACCTTCCACTTCTACAACGGTGGTGAGCGCAAGCAGGAGGTCAAGGGTGCCAACCCCCCTGCCATCCAGGCCGGTCTCAAGGCTATCCTTGCATAGATTCGAAAATTGAGATTCGTGCTTGTTCATACCATTGGTCTatgaccctttttttttttaatctggCGGGATGGGCAATCTAATTGAATCCTGAATACATACCATTCTACCAATATTTGTGTCTTTGCGATGTGGACTCCTTGCTTGCTTTGGCTTCTCGATGCGGTGATTTTGCTGTGAGGCCTGGGCTAATGAACTTTATTTATTTCTACCGTAAAATATGCAAGTGAAGAGGAGAGTTGCCTAAAACGTGGGGTTTAAGGTGGAAAAGAGATATGTACATTTGGTACTAGTTCTGTGCTACGGCTTGCATGCAGCCCGATCGACAAATTACGTGCAGCAACCTGCAGTGAGCTTTTCCACGGGTTCGCTGTAGAATGATCGTAGACAGAATTGTAGAACATTGTTGTCCAATATGTGGATCATCAACGTCCTTCCCATTTGGATGTCAAACTCCAACTGGTTACATCTTTTGACAAGAGATGTCTTCAACACCAttctggggggggggggggggggggggggggatttgAAGGAGAGAGAAGATCGGAGACATCCGAACAATTTGGTTGAAACGGCCGGAGAAGTAGCTGTGAAAGGTAGACAGCTATAGAAAGAGTTACAAGTTTGAACTGCGTGGCGCAGATGTGATCTGAGAGAGGGAATTGTGTCTACAAGACGGCAAGCAATTCAATAGCTGCCGACATCAATTGTCAGATGCTGTGGCTTTTccatcatctttctcttcatCGAAGAATCACTCACTTCAAGTGTGGCGACTGATTCGGACAGTGGTCAAGGTGAAGAGGTCATCTCAGAGGTATTTCAAACCGAGACCCTGGAAATGAGGAGTTACAATCCCTCAGAAAATGCCGAGTTCTTCAACAATGTTCAaacatcttcctcttcaatcatcAACTGGTGCGCATCAACCCCACGACCAATGGACCTCATCGTTCCGCGGTGCCAAGCACCTCGAGAGGAACTCACACTTGTTTGTGATCATCTACGGAAAACATGAGTTCGGCGCACTCGTACCTCTTGGTACGCTTCTCTTGGAGTCATCTCCTCGAGATATGGTCCACCATCAATGCTCCACACTGGGGATCAGCATCTCAAAGGAGTACCAGAATTATTAAACCGAGGCACTCAAGTGGACTTTGAACTGGGCATTCAACAATACCGGCCTGCATCGGGTAGAGATGAATCGTGGAATATGCGAGTGGGCACGGTGTGTGAGGGGATCGGGTTTCAGACAGAGGGGGACAGGAGAGGGTGTTATTTCAAGGACAAGGAGTGGTGGAACGCAGTGAAGATGTCTTTTCCGCAGAGGGACTGGAAGGCACATCAGACCTAGATGAAGAGCCATTGTGGAAGTGGAGTTAATACAACGTAGGGCACTTTCTTGACTTCAATGACAAGGCTgccttgattttgattttcaaaTATCTCATGTAATTTCAGTCAGAGTAAGCGAGAAAGAGAATGAGAACGAGAACCGATCTATATCAAACCTTGCGCAAGCTAAACATGTGACGAAGCCAACACCCTAACCTCTAGTTTGCGATACATTTGATGCATCGTATGCTTAGCCATGCGATTGACAAGACACAGTAGCCGTTAGTGACTTTGGTCTATCTGCCTTGAGGAAGATCCATCACACCGAATCCATCTGGAGCCACTGCATATAAGGTACCTACCCTTCTTTGTCTCCCTTAGCCGACGACCCTACGATCCGAGTGGACTCCAAAACTAGACCGATCAGAAGTTTGTTATTTGAATCCGTTCTTAACTTTAATCTCTGTGATCCAGCGAGAAAAATTCTTGAAATTCAGAACGCGCTTGGGACACGGTTCCCAAATCTGGGTTTAATTTTATATGTGCATCCTCATGGAGGTGGGACTTTATGTGGCTCGCGCTCTCTGATCTCTTCTCCTATTCGTTTTCGCCGAGGCAATCTTATTTAAATTAGCCGGTCATCCTATCACGGCTTTTTGTACCAAGCCGTGTCAACCAGGGGCATATCCCGAATGCCGGATTTCTAACATGTTGGACTCTTAGTGGCGTTCGTGATAGCGGCTCATCTGATTGATCAATATGCTTAACATGCATATTCAGAAGAACGCTCATATCTGTACTCCAAATAGGTGGAGTCTTCGAATTTTAACTTGAGAGACATCTAAGCGCGTATCAAAGTGggcccccttttttttctctgggATGACCGCAGCTGAGATGCAGCTGAATTCGCTGGTGAGCGTGGCCCGAGGCTCCCAGCATTTATCCAAACAGTAGATCGAACCCTCCATGCTTTAAATTTGCACGGAGAACTCCACAGGGAGTTAGAAGAACAAACAATCTCGGAGACTCCGTCTAGAGATGTAGTTTCCGTGGTTAACACAACTCCCATTATCGGAGGTGTCTCAAATCGAGACACGGGAAAGTCTGTTGTATATCATGTAGACCACTTAACAGACTAAAGTCCGATGCTCACGGGCCAATGGGCGCTATGTGAGGGCTCTGATACGCCCCCCAAAGCCCTGCCCCCACAATTCTGTATCCGCACCGATCCGATCTAGATCGGATCGGATATGTTGACGGTTACCATACCAACAAATCTAAGAGCCTTGGAACCCCCTGTTTATTTCGTACTATTGTATTGAATATTTTTGATTCGAACTTGTTTGCGTAAGATCGACCTCGGCATTGAccttttcgttttttttttttaaacttTTGATGTCTCCATGTACATGCCACGCGAGTTGTGGGCCTGGGGGTCACTTGCAGGCCCATGCGTGGCCCTTGAGGTAGAGTTCACGTCCCGACTGGACTAGGGTGCCATCGTAGTACACGTCGATTAATCTGTTGAGAATCGGAGGGTTTGGTTGTACCGTGGAGCTATAGTATGAGACTAGAAGGGCGCTTAGGCTGGTTGATGTGCGGAGTACCCTGGTGTTATAAGTGATATATCTCGCACCTTATTCCAGTAGTTTTGGAATTTGGGATCTTCAACATCTTTTGCTTTGTTCTCTACCCTGATGCTCAAAATCAATCTCACCTTGTTGTCACGTTGATATTGATTAGAACGGTCGTCTTCTAACATCGTATCGTCCAACGATCTGTGCTGCTCGCCAATGTGCGAATAACAGAAGACCAACCCCTCTTACTTATCTTTCTTTTTTACAATGGTAACGATATATCATGAGCCACCGGTACGTGTCACGTACCTGGCGGGGTACATCGTCCTCTCTTATGTGATCAGCGCAATGGGATGCGTGACCACATTGGAGCTGCTTCACCGACGGACATCGAGATCAGGTCTATACAACTGGTATGCCCGAAGATTCTATCCTGCTCTAGCATTGAGACATGCAACTCATCATGAAATAATACCAAGGTACCTTCTCTTAACCTCATCGATCACAATGGGTGGCATAGGTATTTGGTGTATGCACTTTATCGGCAATCGTGCCATCGTTCTAGCTGAAGGCCAGTCAGACGTGCAAGTCCTATACAATGTCGCATTCACAGGTACTTCCTTTGTCCTCCCCGTGGTGGTCCTGCTATTTGCCTTCTACGCCGTGGGCGTCGAGGAGAAGGCAGGCTATATTCGCATCCTCGTCGGAGGCCTGCTCACGGGTAGCTCTGTCTGTGGTATGCACTACGTTGGTCAACTTGGAATTTCGAACTACAGGTGCTCATACCATGTCGCCAACGTCGTGGGCTCGGCGATCATTGCTATCTTCTCCAGCACTGCCGCCTTGGGCATCTTCTTCCGATGGAGAGCATCTTGGACGGATAGCTGGTGGAGACGAGGGATCTGTGCTTGCCTATTGGCGGGTGCTGTCTCAGGCATGCATTGGACTGCAGCTGTGGGAACGGTCTATCTGGATCACAACCGCGGGATCATCAAGGGAACTCAATTGTCGAGGAGTCAGGTTGTCATCATCTGCACTGTTCTGGTATGTCTGAGATTACGTCGAATATCTGGGGGTCTTGGGAGACTGACTGCTCCTTAGGCCTGTGTGGCATGTGTGGTCTTGTCGATGTGCGCGATCGTCGCTGGGCGAAATCGCAGAAAGTCGACGACACGTGCCCATCAGCTTGTTCTCGCCGGTGCCTACTTTGATCCCACTGGACGAATCATGGTTACAACGCAGGCTTTGCTTCCGACAAAAAAGATTGTTGATCATTATATCGGACGGGTGTGTCTCTTAGTCCCCAGAGAATAATAGCCCTAGAGAAGTCTCGACTAACGAACAGCGAACAAGACATTCAAAGACGACGACCTCACCCGCACCCACCCTACGTTTCTATGGGCCTTTAGGGCAACTCGGAACTGGCCTGTCGTGAAAGATCTGGTTCCCTTCATGCGCAATCGCCTGAATTCCGAAGAAAGTGCCATTGCGAAACACGTGCTATCCCGAGGAGTGTTTATGGACAACGACACGGAGTTGAAAACTGACTTTGATACCCTGTTCAAGCAACTCTTCTGTGTCACGGCCCAAGAGCTCTCAAATGATCTTTCTCTGCCTCTCCAGGAACTAGGTACACTCTACGACGATGTTATCTCTACTGCTATCCCCATCTCTCGGATTTCTCGAGCCATGGGCCGCTCGTCCCTCCGCACGGGCAAGGGCCAAATCATGTTCACTGTTCGCCAGCTACAGAAACATGAAGCAGTACGACTGGGATCACTGGGGTTCCGGTTCGCCACCATCGAGCATGTCACAGGCATGCTTTCCCGACGAATCCACGTTCCCGAAGCAAACTTGGCCGCCTCCCTGCGCGACATGCGTGACTACGCAAGCTCAAATCGTGGCTTTGATGAGGGGGTACACCTCGTCTCCTTCATGATGCGTCCAACAATCCACGATCACTTCGAGATCCTCACCGCAAAGGGCATCGGTAACCCCCTCCCTTCCGCAACCCTCCCAATCAAGCAACTTCAAGTCCATCACCGGGAACTAATCTCCCACATGGAAGGCTGGTCTATGGACTCTTGCATACGATACCTCCAGTCAGCCGCCGCAGCACAATCCTTCCCTAATCTAGCCGACTTCCGCGCCCACCTCACCAGTTCCATCAGGTCCCTCTCAAACACCATCCCCGAAGACCTGCGCGCAGCAGCGCAACTCTCCTCCCGCCCATTAATAGCTCCCTGCCGCAGTAGACCCTCCAACCCAGAAACCACCCTACAAAACACCTGCACCCTCCTAGCCTTTTGCGTCGTTGGCACGCTCGACACCCAAATCTCCAACGAAGACTACACCTTCACACCCTTCCGCCTCTTCCGTGTCCAGCAACAAGTAAACGAAGCCCTCACAGACCGCGATGACTTCGCCCGCGAACTGGGCCAAGAACTCTTCTGCACCGACGTGCGCTCGGGCTCGACCGCTCACGAGAATGATCTTGCTTCCACGGCTAAGATGGCCATCCTCCGTCTGTGGCCATCACGCAAGAGCTCGCCGACTTTGAACTCGGGCTCCGGCTCACGACACTCACAGGAGTCGATTGTAGATCATACCGCGACCGCATTGCGGGATATCACTGTTCGAAAGGAGGTTCGGGTTGATTTTACTCACCTTCTTGAGAAGTCGAACCAGAACATCCTCGGTGTCCGGGACGCGAAGCCGGTCATTGTCGGAGGGGCTGAGACTACACCAACGACTTATGTCGATGAGTTGTATAGTCTTTGCTATGCGCCAGGTATTCGGATGAGGCCTGATGCGTCGTTGCAGAATGTCTCACGTGGATCGACTGCATGTTGATTACTTCTTCccttttgggggggggggggggggtttcctTTTGCATGTCACAACTGGCGCGAGGTGACACATGTCGAAGAACTTGGATTGGCGTTTTCAGGGATTTGTGTGTTGGTTCAAGTTTTCGTTTTGTTCTACGTGGAAAATGCTTTAAATAGTCTCGGGATGCATATATATAACTTTTTTTAACGAGTAGATAGATGATATCGATGCAAAAGTGCGCATGTTTCCATGCAGAAGGGGTAGTGCCTTTTCAGCTTTTCCAAAAGTCTTATTatcaaaagagaaaaaaaaaaaccacgaTAGAGCCTGTTTTTACATGAGATAAACTCCAGTAGGTCACAGAGAATAAGCAGAAAATCGTCACACATCACGAAAGAAACTCGTTAATCAATACATGCAAGAGATGTCATGTACTCATTTCTGCACACCCGCCGAGAGCGAGTCGAAAACAAATGCAATCTTCAATGAAGCACTGGCTGATCAATTAAATAACAGCCAATCCAATGCCAACATACTAGACAGCAGAGATCCCACAGATTACGCCTTAATTAGCATTAGGATCCTCGCGTTCCAAAAACGTGGGATCGGCCTCAATGCGACGCTCAAATTTCGCCCACCAATTATGAAAGCTCTTCAGCGGCACAATGTCCTGACCCTTTTCACTCTCCGCAAAACTCGCGAGGTAATTAAACGCGTTGCCAATAATGCGCTGCGCCAGCACCTTCGTCGAGATTTGTCTCTGCCCACCAGCCTGTCGAACCAGCGCCATAGACATTGAACCAGAGGAGCATTCCGCTTCCAGCGCAGCAAGCTGCGGCGCAATGTTCTGCGCTTCTTCGATAGAAATTCCCAGTGTCATGACGCCCGTTGCAGCAGCGCCGTTGGCTCCACCCTCGTCAAGCATgtcgtcttcttcctcggcttctGAGCGGTGCACTGTAGTTCCCGGTGGTCGAACGCTGAAGATCCCTGAGGGCTTTTCGTTTGCCAATGCGCCGATGAAGCGGAAGTCGGAGGGTTGGCCGGTATTCGGGTCTGGAAGTTGAGCGTAAATAGCAGCGCCAGTGTTTGGTGGGAGGGTTGTTCCTGGTAGGAAGAAAATGACTATATCACTAAGGGACGGGGTGACTGGGATCGTGAAGGCGAATTTGGTTGCTTGGCCATTTGGCTGACTATCTATTGCGACGATGTCTGTTACACACGGGCGGCCTGGGACCACGACGGAGAACATGGTGGGTGGTGGTAGTAGTTAGAGGAGTTAGAAGTAGCTTGAGAGGCTGGTGCGTTGGAGATTGGCAAGGGTGAGCTGTGATCAAGATCTTTACAAAGTTCTTTACGCTTCTTCAAGCTTCTCTTTGTCTTGTTTTTCGATGATGAAATGATATGGGAGGGGCTGCCCTTATCGACGGCCGATAAGGGTTTGGCCTGGCCAAACAAAGGACAAAAGGTTGGCATCAACTTCCAACTTCTACCTCACAATTGGGATCAGCTTCTGAATTTAAAAAAGTGGATTCACTATGGGCAAATCCAATTTAGACCTGGTCGGCGAATGCGATAAGTAAAGCTGTCCTAACTCGATTGCTCAATCCACTCGCGTTTTCGTCTTACACCACGCAGCTTCCCCTACTACGAGGATGATCGCGCCGCATACACGGAGAACCTAAACAATTACCATGCATTCAAAGTATCCGGATACAACTGTACACTCGGCTACATCCTCAACACAGTGGTCGAGAAGTTTCCCTGGTCTGAGAACAGCTGGGCCATCGACTCGACCGCGCAAACCGTGACGCTAGTGACTCCCGCGGGAGTCACCCCCACACACCGGAGCAAGCTTGTCGCAGCAGACATAGCCGAAGCCGTGAAGCAAGACAAATTCGAAGTATTGAAAGGCTGGCGCAATGAGACCTACGCAGTTTATGGCCCGGGCGGAGAGTTCCTACTCGAGATGGAGCGCGCTGCAACCCCGCTCTTCGGCATCGTCTCCTACGGCGCCCATCTAACCGGCTACGTGGAAAATGAATCTGGCTTGAAGATCTGGGTACCACGCCGCGCAAAGAACAAGCAGACTTACCCAAGCCTCCTTGACAACACCGTCGCCGGCGGCATGTGTACCGGCGAGACGCCGTTTGCGTGTATCGTCCGCGAAGCTATGGAAGAGGCCTCCTTGCCTGAGGCGGTGGTGCGCGCTGCAATTGTCTCCGTGGGCTGTGTCACGTACTCGCATGTGCGGGATGTGCGCGCGGGCGGCGAGACGGGCCTCATTCAGCCCGAGGTTGAGTATGTATACGATCTCAAGCTTGATCCTGAGATTATCCCGAAGCCGGGGGATAACGAGGTCGAGGAATTCAAGTTGTTGTCGATTTCGGAGGTGCGCGCGGCTTTGGCGCGCGGCGAGTTCAAGCCTAATTGTGCCAATATCATGATTGATTTCTTTGTAAGGCATGGGCTGCTGACGCCGGAGAATGAGCCGGACTACTTGCAAATTGTTGCTagattgcatcgtcgcttGGAGTATCCGACTGCTTCGCATTGTGCGAGGTAGAATTTTTTGTTCGATAGCCTGA
Above is a genomic segment from Penicillium digitatum chromosome 3, complete sequence containing:
- a CDS encoding Thioredoxin; the encoded protein is MFKPSSLRWTPRTISGISSLLNRSTSVQCAASRLFSSTPIPRFTPSSLKMGVTAITSAEEYKTKVTEATGPVVVDFHAVWCGPCKAIAPTLEKLSEAHTDVQFYKVDVDDLAEVAAANGVSAMPTFHFYNGGERKQEVKGANPPAIQAGLKAILA
- a CDS encoding MHYT translates to MGGIGIWCMHFIGNRAIVLAEGQSDVQVLYNVAFTGTSFVLPVVVLLFAFYAVGVEEKAGYIRILVGGLLTGSSVCGMHYVGQLGISNYRCSYHVANVVGSAIIAIFSSTAALGIFFRWRASWTDSWWRRGICACLLAGAVSGMHWTAAVGTVYLDHNRGIIKGTQLSRSQVVIICTVLACVACVVLSMCAIVAGRNRRKSTTRAHQLVLAGAYFDPTGRIMVTTQALLPTKKIVDHYIGRTFKDDDLTRTHPTFLWAFRATRNWPVVKDLVPFMRNRLNSEESAIAKHVLSRGVFMDNDTELKTDFDTLFKQLFCVTAQELSNDLSLPLQELGTLYDDVISTAIPISRISRAMGRSSLRTGKGQIMFTVRQLQKHEAVRLGSLGFRFATIEHVTGMLSRRIHVPEANLAASLRDMRDYASSNRGFDEGVHLVSFMMRPTIHDHFEILTAKGIGWSMDSCIRYLQSAAAAQSFPNLADFRAHLTSSIRSLSNTIPEDLRAAAQLSSRPLIAPCRSRPSNPETTLQNTCTLLAFCVVGTLDTQISNEDYTFTPFRLFRVQQQVNEALTDRDDFARELGQELFCTDVRSGSTAHENDLASTAKMAILRLWPSRKSSPTLNSGSGSRHSQESIVDHTATALRDITVRKEVRVDFTHLLEKSNQNILGVRDAKPVIVGGAETTPTTYVDELYSLCYAPGIRMRPDASLQNVSRGSTAC
- a CDS encoding DUF775 domain protein; the protein is MFSVVVPGRPCVTDIVAIDSQPNGQATKFAFTIPVTPSLSDIVIFFLPGTTLPPNTGAAIYAQLPDPNTGQPSDFRFIGALANEKPSGIFSVRPPGTTVHRSEAEEEDDMLDEGGANGAAATGVMTLGISIEEAQNIAPQLAALEAECSSGSMSMALVRQAGGQRQISTKVLAQRIIGNAFNYLASFAESEKGQDIVPLKSFHNWWAKFERRIEADPTFLEREDPNAN
- a CDS encoding thiamine pyrophosphokinase-related protein — protein: MGKSNLDLVGECDNFPYYEDDRAAYTENLNNYHAFKVSGYNCTLGYILNTVVEKFPWSENSWAIDSTAQTVTLVTPAGVTPTHRSKLVAADIAEAVKQDKFEVLKGWRNETYAVYGPGGEFLLEMERAATPLFGIVSYGAHLTGYVENESGLKIWVPRRAKNKQTYPSLLDNTVAGGMCTGETPFACIVREAMEEASLPEAVVRAAIVSVGCVTYSHVRDVRAGGETGLIQPEVEYVYDLKLDPEIIPKPGDNEVEEFKLLSISEVRAALARGEFKPNCANIMIDFFVRHGLLTPENEPDYLQIVARLHRRLEYPTASHCAR